In a single window of the Rhodothermales bacterium genome:
- a CDS encoding extracellular solute-binding protein has translation MRRFLAPSLTLFLLLALAACGSEEQPAPADGETAAPGELVVYAGRSQALVEPIVDRFREETGIDVQVRYGRDAELLAALEEEGDRSAADLFWANTSGALGAANTAGLLTQLPDSLLGMPAAFVPSSGLWVPVTTRFRVLAYHPQRVDAASLPASVLDLPELDALRGRIGWTPTYSSFQDFVTAMEITYGTDTTRTWLEGMKDLEPKAYSSNTPMLEALAAGEIDVALTNHYYVLRVLHGGEEGEEMEGSDAPVAIHRFAPGDVGNLALVTGAGVLATATHRDNALLFLNYLLSAETQTAAAETVFEYPVVRSARLPAYFMPFDEALQLGPDLDFERLRDMDGTLRLLRDEDLL, from the coding sequence ATGCGCCGCTTCCTCGCCCCCTCCCTCACCCTATTTCTCCTCCTCGCCCTCGCCGCGTGCGGCAGCGAGGAGCAGCCCGCTCCCGCTGACGGCGAAACTGCCGCGCCGGGCGAACTCGTCGTTTACGCAGGCCGCAGCCAGGCCCTCGTCGAGCCCATCGTGGACCGCTTCCGCGAGGAGACCGGCATCGACGTGCAGGTCCGCTACGGCCGCGACGCCGAGCTGCTCGCGGCGCTCGAAGAAGAGGGTGACCGGAGCGCGGCCGATCTGTTCTGGGCGAACACGTCCGGCGCACTCGGCGCGGCGAACACCGCGGGGCTCCTCACTCAGTTGCCCGACAGCCTCCTCGGGATGCCCGCTGCCTTCGTCCCGTCGAGCGGGCTCTGGGTGCCGGTGACGACGCGCTTCCGCGTGCTCGCCTACCACCCGCAGCGCGTCGACGCGGCCTCGCTTCCCGCTTCGGTGCTGGACCTCCCCGAATTGGACGCGCTGCGCGGACGGATCGGCTGGACGCCGACCTACTCCAGCTTCCAGGACTTCGTCACGGCGATGGAGATCACGTACGGCACCGACACGACGCGGACGTGGCTCGAAGGGATGAAGGACCTGGAGCCGAAGGCGTACAGCTCGAACACGCCGATGCTCGAAGCCCTCGCCGCCGGCGAGATCGACGTGGCGCTGACGAACCACTACTACGTCCTCCGCGTGCTGCACGGCGGCGAGGAGGGTGAGGAGATGGAAGGCAGCGACGCGCCCGTGGCCATTCACCGCTTCGCGCCCGGCGACGTCGGCAACCTCGCGCTCGTGACCGGCGCCGGCGTCCTCGCGACGGCGACGCACCGCGATAACGCCCTCCTGTTTCTGAACTATCTGCTCTCCGCCGAGACGCAAACGGCGGCGGCCGAGACCGTCTTCGAGTACCCCGTCGTGCGAAGCGCCCGCCTCCCGGCCTACTTCATGCCCTTTGACGAAGCTCTCCAACTCGGCCCTGACCTCGACTTCGAGCGGCTGCGCGACATGGACGGGACGCTCCGGCTCCTGCGCGACGAAGACCTGCTGTGA